One genomic segment of Gossypium arboreum isolate Shixiya-1 chromosome 3, ASM2569848v2, whole genome shotgun sequence includes these proteins:
- the LOC108474495 gene encoding phloretin 4'-O-glucosyltransferase-like, translated as MPQPHFILVTYPAQGHINPTLQFAKHLIRIGVSVTFITSISASRRMTKVPTAEGLSFLPFSDGYDDGIKPGTDTDHYMSEFKRRGKDAISEFITSSENEGKPITCIVYSLLLHWATEVARKHHIPSALLWIQPATVFDIYYFYFNGYESAIKAQADETNPKCSIKLPGLPPLFTRDLPSFVTASNVYQSALSLFQEQMDVLAEEPNAKILINTFDALEHEALNAIEKFKTVGIGPLVPSSFFNSKDALDNSLRIDLFQSDSKDYLQWLDSKPKSAVVYVSFGSIAVLTKQQVEEIARALISSRRPFLWVVRNRKNRGEEEKEEDKLTCREELEQFGMVVPWCSQLEVLSHPSLGCFVTHCGWNSTLESLVAGVPVVAFPQWTDQGTNAKLIVDVWGTGVRVSANEEGIVERDEIVRCLDLVMGDDEKGMEVKKNVEKWKGLAREAAMEGGSMDMNLKAFVDDVAQGYCK; from the coding sequence ATGCCACAACCTCATTTCATCCTAGTGACCTATCCTGCACAAGGCCACATAAACCCGACCTTACAATTCGCCAAGCATCTTATCCGTATCGGCGTAAGTGTAACTTTCATCACCAGCATCTCCGCCAGCCGCCGCATGACCAAAGTCCCCACCGCTGAAGGCCTATCGTTTTTGCCTTTTTCAGATGGCTACGACGACGGAATTAAACCCGGCACTGACACAGACCATTACATGTCTGAATTCAAGCGACGAGGCAAAGATGCCATCTCTGAGTTTATAACAAGTAGTGAAAACGAAGGTAAACCCATTACTTGCATTGTCTACTCCTTGCTCCTTCATTGGGCTACGGAGGTGGCGCGTAAACATCACATCCCGTCAGCTTTACTTTGGATTCAACCCGCCACCGTTTTCGACATCTATTATTTTTACTTCAACGGATACGAATCCGCCATTAAAGCTCAAGCTGATGAAACAAACCCCAAGTGTTCGATAAAATTACCAGGTCTACCGCCACTCTTCACCCGCGACCTTCCATCGTTCGTCACCGCTTCGAACGTTTACCAGTCGGCACTGTCGTTGTTCCAAGAACAAATGGACGTCCTTGCAGAAGAACCCAACGCTAAAATCCTTATTAACACCTTCGATGCTTTGGAACACGAAGCATTAAACGCCATTGAAAAGTTCAAAACAGTTGGTATTGGACCTTTAGTCCCATCTTCATTCTTTAACTCAAAAGACGCATTAGATAATTCCTTAAGAATTGATCTTTTTCAATCCGATTCAAAAGATTACCTCCAATGGTTAGACTCGAAACCAAAATCGGCCGTCGTTTACGTTTCCTTCGGGAGCATCGCGGTGTTAACGAAGCAACAAGTGGAGGAAATCGCTCGAGCTTTAATATCCAGCCGGCGACCCTTTTTATGGGTGGTGAGGAACCGGAAAAATAGAGGCGAAGAGGAGAAAGAAGAAGATAAGTTAACTTGCAGGGAAGAATTGGAACAATTTGGAATGGTGGTTCCATGGTGTTCGCAATTAGAAGTGTTGTCTCATCCGTCGTTGGGTTGCTTCGTGACGCATTGTGGGTGGAACTCGACGTTAGAGAGCTTGGTTGCCGGTGTACCGGTGGTGGCTTTTCCTCAGTGGACTGATCAAGGGACTAATGCGAAGCTGATTGTAGATGTGTGGGGAACTGGGGTCAGAGTGAGCGCTAATGAAGAAGGGATCGTGGAACGTGATGAGATCGTTAGGTGCTTGGATTTGGTGATGGGAGATGATGAGAAAGGGATGGAAGTGAAGAAAAATGTAGAGAAATGGAAAGGGTTAGCCAGGGAAGCCGCCATGGAAGGTGGGTCCATGGATATGAACCTTAAAGCTTTTGTGGATGATGTTGCTCAAGGTTATTGCAagtaa